A region of the Cricetulus griseus strain 17A/GY chromosome 7, alternate assembly CriGri-PICRH-1.0, whole genome shotgun sequence genome:
TCTGTCCGATCTTTGAGGAACTGAAGAGGTAGGTacctctgtggttaagagcactggctgctcttccagagaactcagcATCCATttggcagcacacaactgtctgtaactccagtttcaggggaccagatatccttttctgacctctatagGTGTgaggtatgcatgtggtacatagacatatatgcaagcaaaacatgtttatacataaaataaaagtaaatctttaaaacaacaacaacgaaaaagaAAGATCAAGCCAGGTAGTAATGGGGCACACCcttaatcacagcattcaggaggcagatctttgagttcaaggccagtctggtctacagagtgagttcccggacagccaggactatataaagaaaccctgtctcagagagacagagagaaggaagatctTTGTGATAAATACTTGAGTTACAAAACACCTCAAAGAGAAGTTACCATGAAAGCCAAAATGATGAAGTTGTCCCAGAATCCCCCATAAACTAAACTTAAGGAAACACTTAAAACAGAATGTATTTATTCCTAAAACTAAAAGTCAGGTGATCTTTCCTTCTCAAATACCCATTTGCTAAGCGGTGGAGTATGTGTCAGTGCTAAGTCCTCTCCTAGCAAACCCAGGTTGGTTCTCCAGCACCATACACTGAAAGTATAGTTATCTCTTTCCAGGTGCTGTAGTAAGATACCCTGACAAAAGGCGCTTGGGAAGAAAAGATTTGTTATagttcacagttccaggttacatCTGTTGTTGCAGGGAAGCCAGTGGCAGTAGCTCAAAACAGCTGGTTGTattacatccacagtcaagaagcagagagacatgaaAGCATGCTGCTGCTCAGCTCAACTGctacaggtcatcaggcttagtgaggagtgcctttacccactaaactatctccagctttttaaaaataacctcgGTAGATTGTTATACGagtttatgattaaaaaaaaagtaagcaacATTTCAATAAAGATAAGAGCACATAGCCCATCGCCCCATAAACAAACTCTCTATACTTTTGAGACATGTCCATCTCAGGTATGGAAATGCGTAGGTAGCAGCATGGTGTAGTCTCACACACATGGGTGAGGATGTCTTTGAAAGATTGGTCCTTGGGGTCTATGTGGATGCTTGGTGTCTGGCTGTGAGAAGGAATTGCTGGCCTTAGGATGGTCAGGAAGATCTATTCCCATTACTTGTTTTTTGCTAATAGAATCCTAGTAAAGCATGGCAGTACTTTCTGATTTTTAGCATGATTGAAACAGTAGAGCCTAACAGACCAGCTACAATAGttttatgaaaatggaaatagtggCAAGGCAGTTGatctcttttgtaattttttttcatttctgttgaatTTGTTAGGTGAAAAATGGTTGGTTTCTGATAACCACCTAAATATCACCAATGTAGCCTTTGATGACCGTGGGCTCTATACGTGTATCGTCACTTCTCCAACTCGTGCCTCCTACTCAGTCACCCTCCGAGTGATCTTCACCTCTGGAGACATGAGTGTCTACTATATGGTTGTCTGCCTGATCGCCTTCACAATCACACTCATCCTGAATGTCACTCGGCTATGCCTGATGAGCACCCATCTCCGAAAGACGGAGAAGGCCATCAATGAGTTCTTTAGGACTGAGGGGGCTGAAAAACTCCAGAAGGCCTTTGAGATAGCAAAGCGCATCCCCATCATCACCTCAGCCAAAACCCTGGAGCTTGCCAAGGTCACCCAGTTTAAGACTATGGAGTTCGCCCGCTACATTGAAGAACTGGCCAGAAGtatccctctcccaccccttatTCTGAACTGCCGGGCCTTTGTTGAGGAAATGTTTGAGGCTGTGCGAGTAGATGACCCTGATGACTTGGGAGAGAGAATTAAGGAGAGACCTGCCTTGGATGCTCAAGGTAGCATCTATGTGATTAACCCAGAGCTGGGCCGCAGTAACTCACCTGGTGGAGATTCGGATGATGGCTCTCTAAGTGAGCAAGGCCAGGAGATAGCAGTCCAGGTGTCCGTCCACCTTCAGTCAGAGACTAAAAGTATTGGGACAGATTCTCAAGACAGCAGTCACTTCAGCACATCTGATGACCCTGCGCCAGCTGAGGGCAGCACTCACCACAGAGACCGAGCCTGTGACAATTGACAGCCTGCCCAGTGCTCAGGAAAAGAGCCTGCTATGAGGACATAAGATTATTACAAGATGGCCAGGGTCTTCTGTTTAACCTTAAGCACATCAGGCCATGATTTGCCAAAGTCCTTGTGACAAGACAACATTTTTCTGATATTTGGTCATTTTCTTTAAGGTTGCTGGTGTGATGTGTGCTAAGATTGAAAAGCACCTAAGCTGTGAGACTTCTTTTCTGGTCACAGTTTTTTTCTTTGGCTCATGTGTGACACCTTGAAGCCCCGGTTTCCCCATCAGTGAAATGAGGGATTTGTTCTCAGTGAGTTGTATCTGGCCCAGCACTTCTTACCTGTCTCACCTCTAAGTCAGCCTTTCACTAGACCTTTGGTCCCTCTTTTGAGACTTTATTCTGCACTCTAGTTGTCTTCACCAGTGC
Encoded here:
- the Mfap3 gene encoding microfibril-associated glycoprotein 3 is translated as MKLHHCLSILLVVTLVPAVLVLEDVAPLGTNQSSYNASFLPSFELSAGSYSGDDVIIAKEGTNVSLECLLTMDQYGDVYWYNSKGRRLHGRGEKWLVSDNHLNITNVAFDDRGLYTCIVTSPTRASYSVTLRVIFTSGDMSVYYMVVCLIAFTITLILNVTRLCLMSTHLRKTEKAINEFFRTEGAEKLQKAFEIAKRIPIITSAKTLELAKVTQFKTMEFARYIEELARSIPLPPLILNCRAFVEEMFEAVRVDDPDDLGERIKERPALDAQGSIYVINPELGRSNSPGGDSDDGSLSEQGQEIAVQVSVHLQSETKSIGTDSQDSSHFSTSDDPAPAEGSTHHRDRACDN